The following coding sequences are from one Paenibacillus sp. JDR-2 window:
- a CDS encoding YxcD family protein gives MTRIYTDEIINAVCLHMADRRGVQPSDVEVQLAWEEEYGFTAEVWVNGRSQYIIEANLLEAIEQYMYRQYNRRVFRTNIKLDVDEEEMWADIED, from the coding sequence ATGACGAGAATTTACACGGACGAAATTATAAATGCCGTTTGTCTGCATATGGCAGATCGAAGAGGCGTGCAACCTTCGGACGTGGAGGTGCAGCTGGCCTGGGAAGAAGAGTACGGCTTCACCGCAGAAGTATGGGTTAACGGTCGGAGCCAATATATCATTGAAGCGAATTTGCTGGAAGCAATCGAGCAATACATGTACCGGCAGTACAACCGCCGCGTCTTCCGCACCAACATCAAGCTGGATGTGGACGAAGAGGAAATGTGGGCGGATATCGAAGACTAG
- a CDS encoding DUF309 domain-containing protein — protein sequence MNYPSAYLSYLAEFNGTRDFFECHELLEEHWKEHPDDPRALLWVGLIQLAVGQYHERRGNLKGAVKMYEKALGKLDQPSLEQLGLDGTRTIADLSHRYEYLQDGQSLPYQDITLIVTDPELEQQCIQLCNALQAEWGSSSSMDAEALIHRHKLRDRSEVLAERTAAIETKKRNRTVE from the coding sequence ATGAATTATCCATCTGCTTATTTATCGTACTTAGCGGAGTTTAACGGAACGCGGGATTTCTTCGAATGCCATGAGCTTCTGGAGGAGCACTGGAAGGAACATCCGGACGATCCGCGGGCATTGTTGTGGGTTGGACTCATTCAGCTTGCGGTTGGCCAATATCATGAGCGGCGGGGAAATTTAAAGGGTGCGGTAAAAATGTATGAAAAGGCACTCGGTAAGCTGGACCAGCCTTCGCTTGAGCAGTTAGGTCTGGACGGAACGCGGACTATCGCGGATCTTTCGCACCGATATGAATATTTGCAGGACGGTCAATCTTTGCCCTATCAAGATATAACGCTTATCGTAACGGATCCCGAGCTTGAACAGCAATGCATTCAATTATGTAATGCCTTGCAGGCGGAATGGGGAAGCAGCAGTTCCATGGATGCGGAAGCGTTAATACACCGGCATAAATTAAGGGACCGCAGCGAAGTATTAGCGGAAAGGACAGCGGCCATCGAAACGAAAAAAAGGAACCGGACCGTGGAATAA
- a CDS encoding beta-class carbonic anhydrase has product MNNLEKILNHNKAFVENKEYEQYLTDKFPNRKIVVVTCMDTRLVELLPKALNLKNGDAKIIKNAGAIITQPFGNIMRSVLVALYELKADEVFIIAHHGCGMTGIDPETVVGHMLERGISEQTINTLRHSGVDLNRWLTGFDNLRDSVVKSVSIVRNHPLLPPNTPVHGLAIHPDTGALDLIVDGYENRT; this is encoded by the coding sequence ATGAACAATCTGGAAAAAATCTTGAACCACAACAAAGCTTTCGTCGAAAACAAGGAATACGAACAATATCTTACGGATAAGTTCCCTAACCGTAAAATCGTTGTTGTCACTTGTATGGACACCCGGCTCGTTGAGCTGCTTCCTAAGGCATTAAATCTGAAAAACGGCGATGCCAAAATTATCAAAAACGCCGGTGCGATTATTACGCAGCCATTCGGCAACATTATGCGCAGTGTCCTTGTAGCACTCTATGAGCTGAAAGCAGACGAAGTGTTTATTATTGCGCACCACGGATGCGGCATGACCGGCATTGATCCGGAGACGGTTGTTGGCCACATGCTGGAACGCGGCATTTCCGAGCAAACCATCAATACGCTGCGTCATTCCGGCGTGGACCTGAATCGTTGGCTGACCGGCTTTGACAACCTGCGTGACAGCGTTGTGAAGAGCGTTAGCATCGTACGCAATCACCCGCTTCTTCCGCCTAACACTCCGGTACACGGCCTTGCCATTCACCCGGACACAGGCGCGCTTGACCTGATCGTGGACGGCTACGAAAATAGAACTTAA
- a CDS encoding iron-sulfur cluster biosynthesis family protein has translation MRITFTPAAVKSLTPYIEDGRKQLKLLHDTEGCGCVVSGVPALQLIGQGGPDDRLAQGDPFPFWHEPRHEVFFEPELRIDYDAARNAYSLKSDSQIYTLDLRFLKN, from the coding sequence ATGCGCATAACTTTTACTCCTGCTGCCGTTAAGTCGCTCACCCCTTACATAGAGGATGGCCGCAAGCAGCTTAAACTGCTGCATGATACCGAAGGCTGCGGCTGTGTCGTCAGCGGTGTCCCGGCTCTTCAGCTCATTGGACAAGGCGGGCCGGATGACAGGCTTGCTCAAGGCGACCCGTTCCCGTTCTGGCATGAGCCTCGCCATGAAGTGTTTTTCGAGCCGGAGCTCCGTATTGATTACGATGCTGCGCGTAATGCGTACAGCCTTAAGAGCGACAGCCAGATCTATACGCTTGACCTGCGTTTTCTGAAGAACTAA
- a CDS encoding carboxypeptidase M32, which produces MTVHKEITAKFMETIRKIKSYEEALGVLYWDLRTGAPRKGMDTRSEVIGALSGDMFKLSTSPELGEYLNELEQPAAQEQLSDIERKLVSETRKDYNRSVKIPPKLYQEYVVLASQAESKWEEAKASNDYASFQPLLEKVIDYTQQFIDLWGPKATRYDTLLDQYEPGMTTAELDRVFGGLREQLVPLAAAIAASPHQPDTSFLGQKYDKQAQKAFSLYILNQMGYNFEAGRLDESVHPFATGLNPGDVRITTRYLEDDVTSALFGTIHEGGHALYEQNIMPELIGTTLCTGTSMGIHESQSRFWENVIGRSKPFWEQYFGKLQEKFPGQLDVSVEQFYRGINVVQPSLIRIEADELTYNLHIIIRYEIEKMIFNEGAKAADLPAIWNDKYKEYLGIVPPSNAEGVLQDVHWSGGAFGYFPSYSLGNMYAAQIADTMERELDGFWNLVGRGELLPIKEWLTERIYKFGKLKSPSEIIQSVTGKPLDPQHLVSYLERKYKDIYKL; this is translated from the coding sequence ATGACGGTACATAAGGAAATAACCGCAAAGTTTATGGAGACAATCCGTAAAATTAAAAGCTACGAAGAAGCGTTAGGCGTTTTGTATTGGGATCTTCGGACCGGGGCACCGCGCAAAGGAATGGATACCCGCTCGGAGGTTATCGGCGCTTTGTCCGGCGATATGTTTAAGCTTTCCACTTCGCCCGAGCTTGGCGAATATTTGAACGAACTGGAGCAGCCTGCTGCACAGGAGCAATTATCCGATATTGAACGGAAACTCGTTAGCGAAACGCGCAAAGACTACAATCGAAGCGTCAAAATTCCACCAAAGCTCTACCAGGAATACGTTGTGCTTGCTTCGCAGGCGGAATCCAAGTGGGAGGAAGCCAAAGCAAGCAACGATTACGCCAGCTTCCAGCCGCTTCTGGAAAAAGTAATCGATTATACGCAGCAATTTATTGACCTGTGGGGGCCAAAAGCAACCCGCTATGATACCTTGCTTGACCAATACGAGCCGGGAATGACAACGGCAGAGCTGGACCGCGTGTTTGGCGGCTTGCGCGAACAGCTGGTTCCGCTTGCTGCGGCAATTGCGGCGTCCCCGCATCAGCCGGATACTTCTTTCCTCGGGCAAAAATACGATAAGCAGGCGCAGAAAGCGTTCAGCTTGTATATCTTGAATCAGATGGGCTACAACTTCGAAGCCGGCCGCCTCGACGAGAGCGTTCATCCGTTTGCAACCGGGCTTAACCCGGGCGATGTCCGCATTACGACCCGTTACCTGGAAGATGATGTGACCAGCGCGCTGTTCGGTACCATTCATGAGGGCGGACATGCCTTGTACGAGCAAAATATTATGCCTGAGCTGATCGGCACTACACTGTGCACGGGCACATCGATGGGCATTCACGAATCGCAATCGCGCTTCTGGGAAAATGTCATCGGACGCAGCAAGCCGTTCTGGGAACAGTATTTCGGCAAGCTGCAGGAGAAATTCCCTGGCCAGCTGGATGTATCGGTGGAACAGTTCTACCGCGGCATCAATGTCGTGCAGCCATCCCTGATCCGGATCGAAGCGGACGAACTGACGTACAATTTGCACATTATTATTCGGTACGAGATCGAGAAAATGATCTTTAATGAAGGCGCAAAAGCAGCCGATCTGCCGGCGATCTGGAACGACAAGTACAAAGAGTACCTGGGCATCGTTCCTCCGTCCAACGCGGAAGGCGTGCTGCAGGACGTACACTGGTCCGGCGGCGCGTTTGGCTACTTCCCGTCGTACTCGCTTGGCAATATGTATGCTGCGCAAATCGCCGACACCATGGAACGGGAGCTTGACGGCTTCTGGAACCTGGTCGGCCGCGGCGAGCTGCTTCCTATCAAGGAATGGCTGACCGAGCGCATCTACAAGTTCGGCAAGCTGAAGTCGCCGTCGGAGATCATCCAAAGCGTTACAGGCAAGCCGCTGGATCCTCAGCATCTGGTAAGTTATCTCGAGCGTAAATATAAGGATATCTATAAGCTGTAA
- a CDS encoding ABC transporter substrate-binding protein, whose protein sequence is MRRKLWLSLLLIVALTTTAALAGCGKGNSDKVKLTIGEVTRSVFYAPEYVALAKGFFADEGLDVTLTTTAGGDKTMTALLSNTIDVALVGSETSIYVYQQGSDDPVINFAQVTQTDGTFLVARNDTNFDWNNLKGATFLGQRKGGMPQMAGEFTLRKHNIDPHADLELIQNVDFANIAPAFASGTGDYVQLFEPTASVFEKQGTGKVVASFGVESGHLPYTVFMAKQSYIKKNTAAIQSFTDAVHRAQLWVQENDASTIADVVAPYFDNVDRDILVSSIDRYKQQGSYATDPVIDEGEWNNLLDVMTQAGELKERTEYGKIVDNSFAEKSIVDVKK, encoded by the coding sequence ATGAGAAGGAAGCTATGGCTGTCGCTGCTCCTCATTGTGGCGCTGACGACAACAGCCGCGCTGGCCGGCTGCGGCAAGGGAAACTCGGATAAGGTTAAGCTGACCATCGGCGAAGTAACGCGGTCGGTCTTTTATGCTCCGGAATATGTAGCTCTGGCGAAAGGGTTTTTCGCTGACGAAGGGCTGGACGTTACGCTGACAACTACGGCAGGCGGGGACAAAACGATGACCGCGCTGCTCTCCAACACGATTGACGTCGCGCTTGTTGGTTCGGAAACGTCGATCTATGTGTACCAGCAAGGCTCTGACGACCCGGTTATTAATTTTGCTCAAGTGACGCAAACCGACGGTACGTTCCTGGTTGCCCGGAATGATACGAACTTTGACTGGAACAACTTGAAAGGCGCTACGTTCCTCGGCCAAAGAAAAGGCGGAATGCCTCAAATGGCGGGCGAATTCACGTTAAGAAAGCATAACATTGACCCGCATGCGGATCTGGAGCTGATTCAAAACGTTGATTTTGCCAATATCGCACCTGCATTTGCTTCCGGCACGGGCGACTATGTTCAGCTGTTTGAACCAACTGCTTCCGTTTTCGAGAAGCAAGGTACGGGCAAGGTGGTTGCCTCCTTTGGCGTAGAGAGCGGACATCTGCCTTACACCGTGTTTATGGCGAAGCAAAGCTATATCAAGAAAAATACGGCAGCAATCCAATCGTTCACCGATGCCGTACACCGCGCCCAGCTCTGGGTACAGGAAAACGATGCCTCAACGATTGCGGACGTCGTAGCCCCTTACTTTGATAACGTGGATAGAGACATCCTGGTGAGTTCCATCGACCGTTACAAACAACAAGGCTCTTATGCTACCGATCCTGTTATTGACGAAGGCGAATGGAATAACCTTCTTGACGTAATGACCCAAGCTGGCGAACTGAAGGAACGTACCGAATACGGCAAAATCGTGGACAACAGCTTTGCGGAGAAATCGATAGTGGACGTTAAGAAATAA
- a CDS encoding ABC transporter ATP-binding protein, producing MAGEDNRLELKDVSHVYVNEKGASLAVENLNLTVRRGEFVSLVGPSGCGKTTILSMLAGLFPPSGGQVLLAGAPVLGPSRLVGYMLQQDFLFPWRTIRDNAAIGLEIAGGKTAAAMKEVDRLLSELGLPGSGSKYPHELSGGMRQRVALARMLATNPEVMLLDEPFSALDLHIKLQLEDLVDETLKRLGKTAVLVTHDLAEAAAMSDRVIVLAANPGRIVKELVVPDEIRQATPMEARKLPGFQDVFDQLWAELNRAEGGGGHA from the coding sequence ATGGCTGGCGAAGATAATCGGCTGGAACTGAAGGATGTGTCCCATGTCTATGTAAATGAAAAGGGTGCTTCCTTGGCCGTCGAGAATTTGAATTTGACGGTTCGGCGCGGTGAGTTCGTCAGCCTCGTCGGTCCGAGCGGCTGCGGTAAAACAACGATTCTCAGCATGCTTGCGGGATTATTTCCTCCAAGCGGAGGGCAGGTGCTTCTCGCGGGAGCGCCTGTCCTTGGTCCGTCCCGGCTGGTTGGCTATATGCTGCAGCAGGATTTCCTGTTCCCGTGGCGGACGATCCGGGATAATGCCGCAATCGGCCTCGAGATTGCCGGAGGAAAGACGGCCGCGGCGATGAAGGAAGTAGACCGCCTGCTGTCGGAACTGGGGCTGCCGGGTTCGGGCAGCAAGTACCCGCATGAGCTATCGGGCGGCATGCGGCAGCGTGTTGCTTTGGCCCGCATGCTTGCGACTAATCCGGAAGTGATGCTGCTGGATGAACCTTTTTCCGCGCTGGACCTGCATATTAAGCTTCAGCTTGAAGATCTGGTAGACGAAACGCTAAAGCGTCTTGGTAAAACGGCCGTACTCGTTACTCATGATTTGGCTGAAGCCGCAGCAATGAGCGACCGGGTTATCGTGCTGGCCGCAAATCCGGGCAGAATCGTGAAGGAGCTTGTGGTGCCGGATGAGATCCGGCAAGCCACACCGATGGAGGCGCGCAAGCTGCCGGGCTTCCAGGACGTATTTGATCAGCTGTGGGCAGAGCTTAACCGGGCGGAAGGGGGCGGCGGGCATGCCTAA
- a CDS encoding ABC transporter permease: MPKVEKTGKNVLLSGVEEDRESGMKELHSQFKQKARRVTAAVGATQITILLLFIALWEVAGRQKWIDPLLFSYPTKIINQLWNSMADGSIWPHIGMTVSETIIGFLLGTLVGTGIAALLWWFPFLSRVLDPYLVVLNSLPKVALGPLFIVTLGPGFTSIVAVTLSVTVIITTINIYNRFREIEAGYIKVVRLFGASRAQLFRLVILPASFPVIISALKVNVGLAWIGVIVGEFLVAKLGLGYLMIYGFQVFNFTLVLSTLIVIAVVATIMYQLVAILERKLTSGWRER; this comes from the coding sequence ATGCCTAAAGTGGAGAAAACGGGCAAGAACGTATTGTTATCCGGCGTTGAGGAAGACCGCGAGAGCGGAATGAAAGAGCTTCACAGTCAATTCAAGCAAAAGGCTAGACGGGTTACTGCGGCAGTAGGCGCAACACAGATTACGATCCTGCTGCTTTTCATTGCCCTATGGGAAGTGGCAGGCAGGCAAAAGTGGATCGACCCTCTGTTGTTTAGTTACCCGACGAAAATCATCAACCAGCTATGGAATTCGATGGCAGACGGTTCGATCTGGCCGCATATCGGAATGACCGTATCCGAGACGATTATCGGATTTCTGCTCGGTACTCTGGTCGGAACCGGTATCGCTGCGCTCTTATGGTGGTTTCCTTTTTTATCGAGAGTACTGGATCCTTATCTGGTCGTATTGAACAGTCTGCCGAAGGTTGCGCTTGGTCCTCTCTTCATCGTTACTCTTGGACCGGGCTTTACTTCGATTGTGGCGGTAACCTTGTCGGTGACGGTTATTATCACAACGATTAATATATACAACCGGTTCAGAGAGATTGAAGCGGGTTATATCAAGGTGGTCCGGTTGTTTGGCGCGAGCAGGGCGCAGCTGTTCCGGCTTGTTATTCTGCCTGCCTCTTTTCCCGTTATTATATCGGCTTTAAAAGTCAATGTAGGTCTCGCCTGGATCGGGGTTATCGTCGGCGAATTCCTTGTCGCGAAGCTTGGACTCGGCTATCTGATGATCTACGGCTTCCAGGTATTTAACTTCACCCTTGTCTTATCCACTCTGATTGTCATCGCCGTAGTCGCTACGATCATGTATCAACTTGTGGCGATATTGGAACGAAAGTTGACGTCAGGCTGGCGGGAGCGTTAG
- a CDS encoding aromatic acid exporter family protein yields MGIRIIKTALAAIIAIYSAVYLNLEPPLGAGILAILGVEVSRMKGLKSAIQRFVASSLGLFFASLVFTIFGFHIWVVALFILMTFPVLARFQLKDGIVTSAVIVFQLFNHGEVTVDVLENEVLLMICGLGWATVINFIYMPKDQHLLESLKASVEKLFGDIFTEMGRTLREPSHIWNGSELLEVHRIIDEGARRAVLNKENRLFGQEHYWSTYFEMRRLQLESVQAMLEELALIYEKLPQNEPLAELLELLSGEVKSEVYRGITEKRLSELRQLYKSMELPRTRDEFELRAAILKMTMELERYLAIAKRLKKRNVMLDKAEP; encoded by the coding sequence GTGGGCATTCGCATTATCAAAACCGCATTAGCAGCCATTATCGCCATTTATTCGGCCGTGTATTTGAACTTGGAGCCGCCGCTTGGTGCGGGTATTCTTGCTATTCTCGGTGTAGAAGTCAGCCGGATGAAAGGGCTGAAGAGCGCTATTCAGCGTTTCGTCGCTTCTTCGCTGGGACTTTTTTTTGCCTCTTTGGTCTTTACGATCTTTGGCTTTCATATTTGGGTAGTGGCGTTATTTATTTTGATGACGTTCCCGGTATTGGCGCGTTTTCAACTAAAGGACGGCATCGTAACCAGCGCGGTTATCGTATTCCAGCTATTCAATCATGGGGAAGTCACCGTTGACGTATTGGAAAACGAAGTACTGCTCATGATTTGCGGTCTCGGCTGGGCAACCGTGATCAACTTCATCTATATGCCGAAGGATCAGCATCTGCTCGAGTCGCTCAAAGCTTCCGTCGAGAAGCTGTTTGGCGATATTTTCACCGAGATGGGCAGGACGCTCCGCGAACCTTCGCATATTTGGAACGGCAGCGAGCTGCTTGAGGTTCACAGGATTATAGATGAAGGCGCCCGCCGGGCCGTGCTGAACAAGGAGAACCGGCTATTCGGGCAAGAGCATTATTGGTCCACTTATTTTGAAATGCGGCGTCTCCAGCTCGAGTCGGTGCAGGCCATGCTGGAGGAGCTGGCGCTCATCTACGAGAAGCTGCCGCAGAACGAACCGCTTGCGGAGCTGCTGGAGCTCCTATCCGGAGAAGTGAAATCCGAGGTATACCGCGGGATAACGGAGAAACGCTTGTCCGAGCTGAGACAGCTGTACAAGTCGATGGAGCTTCCGCGCACGCGTGACGAGTTCGAGCTTCGCGCCGCTATTTTGAAGATGACGATGGAGCTTGAAAGATATTTGGCAATCGCCAAACGATTAAAGAAAAGAAATGTCATGTTAGACAAAGCGGAGCCATAA
- a CDS encoding outer spore coat protein CotE: MTFADKQLQGREIITKAVCGKGRKFSTVSHTVTPPHHPTSILGAWVINHQYEAVRSGDGIEVIGTYDLNIWYSYSKNSQTDVAKETVHYVEHVPLSYLDPKHRSSTEEVSADCIQEPNCIEANISTSGSGVVVRVEREYAVEMIAETKVWVACFPGGYDDGKELEFGLGDGDYEDLDPDLLDDDL, from the coding sequence ATGACATTTGCAGATAAACAGCTACAAGGTAGAGAGATTATAACGAAAGCTGTCTGCGGGAAAGGTCGTAAGTTTTCCACTGTCTCTCATACCGTAACACCGCCTCATCACCCGACCAGCATATTGGGTGCGTGGGTAATCAACCACCAATATGAAGCGGTTCGATCGGGCGACGGAATTGAGGTAATTGGTACTTACGATCTCAACATTTGGTATTCGTATAGCAAGAATTCGCAAACGGACGTAGCAAAAGAAACCGTACATTATGTAGAGCATGTGCCTCTTTCTTATCTGGATCCTAAGCATCGGTCTTCCACGGAAGAAGTATCCGCCGATTGCATTCAGGAGCCTAACTGCATTGAGGCCAACATCTCAACAAGCGGTTCCGGCGTTGTCGTCCGCGTTGAGCGCGAGTATGCGGTTGAAATGATCGCCGAGACAAAAGTTTGGGTAGCCTGCTTCCCGGGCGGCTACGACGACGGTAAAGAACTTGAGTTCGGTCTCGGCGACGGGGATTACGAGGATCTGGATCCAGACTTACTGGACGACGACCTGTAA